GCGGGTATGATGTAAGGTATAACTGCCTGTTTCGACATATAAGCCGATGAACGAAGAAGTTACATCCAGCCTCAAAGGCGCTTCTGCGGTGCGCCCCAAAGCGCACTACGACAAGGATTTCCAGGTGACGGACGCCTACCGCCAGACGCTGCCCGATATGCAGAACGGTGACCCCTCGGAGATTCAGGGGGCGAACGTGCCTATCATGCAGGTGGGGATCTCCAATTTCCGCTTGCCGCTGACCTATGTCACCAAGAGCTGCCAGAAGCGTGAGCTTGAGACCTCGGTGACCGGGACGGTCTCGCTCGGCGCCGATGCCAAGGGGATCAATATGTCCCGCATCATGCGCGAGTTCTACGATTTTAAGGACCGCGTCTTCTCGCTTGAGCTGCTGGAGGAGATCCTCCTGCGCTATAAGAATGAGATCAACAGCAGCCGTGCGCGCCTGAAGCTGAACTTCAACTACCCGATCGTGCAGAAGAGCCTGCGCAGCGGTTTGGAGGGCTATCAGTACTATCAGGTGGCTTACGAAGGCTTCATCGACGACCTCGACCGCTACCGCCGCTTCATCCATTTCGACTTCGTGTACTCCTCGGCCTGCCCGTGCTCCTCGGAGCTCTCCGAGCATGCGCGTGAAGCCCGCGATATCTACGCGATCCCGCACTCCCAGCGCAGTAAGGCCCGGGTCAGTGTGGAAGTGCGTGAAGGTCAGGACCTGCCGATCGAAGACATCCAGCAGCTCTGCCTCGAAGCCCTCAAGACCGAGACCCAGGTCATGGTCAAGCGTGAGGACGAGCAGGCCTTTGCTGAGCTGAACGGTGCCTACGTGAAGTTCGTCGAGGACGCCGCCCGGCTCCTCTACGAGCAGCTCGACGCCGAGCCGCGCATCAAGGACTTTCAGGTCACCTGTGCCCACCTTGAGTCGCTGCATTCGCACGACGCGGTGGCTGTGATCAATAAGGGCCTGCCCGGTGGCTTCACGGCCGATACCCGGGACTTCCACGACCTGATCTGTTAGGCTGGCAGGGCGGATTTTCACCGCTGAAGCCTGTCGCGGCGCTATAAGCAGATAGATTGTACTTGTGCGACAGTCTAAGTTGGCTTAGGACAAGTTTATGTCTCGTTATACAGCCCTCTGTCTTCTGTTTGTTTTCACGTTCGGTTTCGCCGGTGCCTTGCATGCTGGTGACGACCTCTTGCGCAACGGCGACTTCTCCCGTGGCCTCAGCGGCTGGAAGGGGGATCGCAAGATCGCCGAGGATGGCGACAACAAATACGTCGTGGTCCGGCTGAACTCCAAGGATACGCAGAAATTTGAGCAGGATGACCTGGATGTCAAAAACGTGCGCGCCGTCGAGGTGAAACTCCGCTTCCGGGTGAGCGATGACTACAGTGGTCGCGGCTTTATCCTGCGCTTCAGCTATGCAGGCGGCTCAACGTATACGAATGTTGATAAGGGCCTGTCTACGGAGTGGAAGAGCATCGGCTGGACCTTTGAAAACTCACGTGGCTTGGATGAGATCACCTTCTCGGTCGAAGTTCTGCCGGGCGACGGCAGCATCGAGTTTGACGATTTCTCGGTCACGCCGCAGTAAGCCTGTCTGCGCTACCCGTAAAAAGGACTGGCCCGGCGGCGTAGGTGTGGCATGGTGGGGGATATGGATTTTACCGGACCCAGCGTCAGCATCAACGACCAGTTCGCGCCTATCGATTATGCCCGTGAGTTGAACCCGCAGCAATTGGCTGCTGTGCAGGCGACAGATGGCCCGGCGCTTGTACTGGCCGGGGCAGGTTCTGGCAAGACGCGTACACTGACCTACCGGGTGGCCTGGCTGCTGGAGCAGGGCGTGTGGCCCGGTGAGATCTTGCTGCTGACCTTTACCAATAAGGCCGCCCGCGAGATGCTGGGCCGGGTCGAGGACTTGACCGGCGTGCCTCGCTGGAAGTTCTGGGGCGGCACCTTCCACTCGATCGGTCAGCGGAGCCTGCGCATGCACGGCGAGGTGGTCGGGATCGAGAAGGGTTTTACCATCCTTGACCAGGGAGATGCCGAGTCGCTACTGGGAGACGTCATCCGCGAGCGGGACCGTACCTTTCTCAAGAACAAGGACCACCCCAAGGCTCGCGTGGTGGCCGAGATGATCAGCTATGCCCGTAATACGCGGCAACCGCTGGAGAATGTCGTCCTCACTCGCTACCCGTGGCTGGAGGATATTCTCGATACGCTGTTGGGCTTTGCGCGTGGCTATGCCGAGCGCAAACTGCGCCAGCAGACGCTCGATTACGATGACTTGCTGGAGTACTGGCTGAAAATGCTGGAGACCAGTGAGGAGGCCCGTAACCACTATCAGGAGCGCTTCCGGCACATCCTGGTGGACGAGTTTCAGGATACGAACAAGTTGCAGGGGAGTATCGTGAACCTGCTCGCAGCCAAGCGCCGCAATGTAATGGCGGTGGGTGACAACTGGCAGTGCATCTACACCTGGCGCGGGGCTGAGTTTGGGAACATGGAGGACTTCGCCGAAGTCTTTCCCGAGCGCACGATTTACAAGATCGAGACGAACTACCGCTCCAGCCCGCAAATCCTCTCCTTTGCCAACCATATGATGGGCGGCCATCCGTCCATCCCCGGCTATCCGCTGGAGCTACAGGCTCACCAGCCCTCCAAGGATCGGCCCTATGTGCTGCCCTGCATGGATACGCGGCAGCAGGCGGACCTCGTTATCCGCCGTCTGGAGGGGCTGCGCGAGGAGGGGCGTTCGCTCAAGGATGTGGCCGTACTCTACCGCGCGCACTATCAGGCGATGGACCTGCAGATGGAGCTCTCCCGACGCGGCGTACCCTACACGATCACCAGTGGCGTGCGTTTCTTCGAGCAGGCGCACATCCGCGACCTTGTAGCGCACCTGCGCGTTGTATCCAATCCTCGTGACAGCGCGGCCTTTGAGAGGATGGCTATGCTTCTGCCGAAGGTCGGCACCGTGACGGCGAAAAAACTTTTCAAGCTCTCGCACGAGATCGCGGAAAAAGAGCGTACCTCGCTCGTTTGGGCGATGCTCGGTGATCCGGTTTTAAAGAAAGTCCCCGAGGCTGCCCGCGAGGAGTGGAAGGACCTGGCGCAAACCCTGATCGACATGGAGCGAGCGATGGGTGGGCCCTCCGTCGCCCCGCCCGAGAAGGACGAGCCGGACCTCTTCGACCATGCGGAGAAGCAGCAGCCGGCGGAGACGCGTGTAGCCGCCACTCCGCAGGAGATCGTGCGCCTCGCTATCGAGGGGTGGTACGGGGACTATCTGCGCAACCTGTACGACAACTGGCAGAGCCGTAAGGATGACCTAGACAGTCTGGTCGGCTTTGCGGCCCGGTACGAGGATATGACCGAGCTGCTGGCGCAACTCGTACTGCTCAATTCCGAAACGAGCGACCGCCGGATCGACCCCGATGAGGAAACGGTCAAGCTGACCACGATCCACCAATCGAAGGGGCTGGAGTTTCCGGTGGTCTTTGTGCTCGGGCTCTCCGAGGGGCTGCTGCCGCTCAAGCGCGCGATCGAGGAGGGCGATGTGGAGGAAGAGCGCCGTCTGCTCTATGTGGCGGTCACGCGCGCCATGGAGGAGCTGTACTTGTGCTTCCCGCGGGTGACGTCCTCCGGTGGTCCGCCACAGATTCTTGAGCCCTCGCGCTTCCTGACCGCAGTGTCCGAGGAGTACTACGAGGTGCTGCGCACCGGCGGTGGTCGCTGACACAAAAAACACCCGAAGCATGAGCCTCGGGTGTTTGTAATGGAAATTTACTACGCGAGTTAGTTGGACTCGGTGGCTTCCTGCACCTTTTCCTTGGTGTCTTCGTAGCCTTGCTTGATAGCGTCACCGGTCTTGTCAGCCGTCTCGGAGATGGCGTCACCGGTCTTGTCAGCGGCAGCGGAGATGTGGTCGCCGGCGTCCTTCATGTCGTCCTTGGCTTCCTTGCTGCAACCAGCGGCAAAGGTGAGAAGCGCGGCGGCGAAGAGAGCCAGGAGAATGCGATTGAGAGATTTCATTGTGAGTGGATGATTGTGGGTTGTATGATATTCGTGTTGCGGCAGTAGCGCCGTAACGAGGGAAAGTATGGGGCGATTTTACCGGAATGCAAAGGCAAACGCAGTATTCGTGGTGTGCGTTATCATCCCGTTAAAGTGGGATGCGCCTTAGATATAAAAAGCGCCGGGCACGACTCGTACCCGGCGCGCTAAAGGAGGTGTTCTATGGCTTAGTTGGCCTTGTCGGCAGCGTCTTCCACGCTGTCACCGGCGTCTTCCACGGCATCACCGACCGAGTCAGTGGCCTTGTCGGCGGCGTCCGAGATGCTTTCACCAGCGTCTTCGAGGTGGTCGCCTGTGGATTTCTCGCAGCCGGCAGCAAACGTGAGCATGGCGGCGGCGAATAGAACTGTCATTAAACGATAGAGAGCTTTCATGATGATGGTGAGTTTGTAGTTATACCTCTGTGATGTCTTTTCGTAGTGTCGTTAGAAACTATAGGCCATTTTATCACGAATGCAAAAGATCGGGACAATTTTTTCGGCGTAAGCTCTTGCCAAGGTGGTGAGGTGAAGGGCCTAGCTGGCTTCCTTCGCAAGCTCCCATACGAGATGAAAACTGGGTGCGTAGTCGTCGTGGTGCGCGCTCATATCCGCCTCCAGATCCTGTGGGGTAAACCAGCGCCCTTCGCTGATCTCCTCCGGGTCGAATGTGATCTCCCCATCCCAGACGAGCCGGTAGACATGGATGAACTCGTAGCCGGTGGCGCGGCAGGGGCTGTGGGTGAATACGTCATCGAGTGTATCCGCGCTGTCGATACAGATGCCGAGCTCTTCGGATATTTCGCGCACGGCTGCGGTGTCGTAGGTCTCGCCTGCGTCGACATGGCCGGAGCAGGAGGTCGTCCAGCGGTTCGGGTAGGTGTCCTTGGTCGGGGAGCGGCGCTGCATGTAGATGTCGCCCTTGCTGTTGTAGACCAGGATGTGGACCGCGCGGTGAAACAGGCGGCGTCGGTGGACCTCGTGCCGGGGCAGTTGCATGATGACGTCGTCATGCTGGTTGACGACATCGAAGGGTTCGTCGGGATTGGAAGGCATCTTTCTTTGGGTAGGGGGGTGTTTAACGAGATAATGGGTAGTGTGAAATGAATACGCTCTTGGTTGCGGGGTGGCTAAATGTCTCCACCCAGTGGCTGCAGCCAGATTTCATCGACCACGGTTTTGGCCGGGAGTTCCCACGCATTGACGACGGCCTGTGCCACATCGGAGGCCGGCATCAGGCGCTCGCGCAGGGTGGCATCATCCAGTCCGGAGTCGTCCCAGGCGTTGGTCAGGGTAGGGCCAGGCAGGACGCAGAGCACGCGCACGCCATCCATCAGCAGCTCCTGGCGCATCACTCGGGTCATGCCGAGCAGCCCGTACTTGGCGGCGCTATAGGCCGCCATGCCGGGGAAGATTTTCCGTGAGGCGGAGGAGGCGATGTTGATGATGGTGCCGCTCTTGCGGGCCGCCATGGCCGGGGTAAAGGACTGGGAGACGAGGAACGCGCTGCGCAGGTTGGCGGCGAGCACGGTGTCGAACTCCTCGGTCGAGAGCTTCAGGAACGGCTTGGCCAGAAAGTAACCGGCGTTGTTGATCACGGTGTCGGGCTCGCCCTGGGCGGTGCGGACGGCTTCGGCCATCGCTTTGACAGCCTCCGGGTCGGAAACATCGCAAGGGTAGCCGCGTGCCTCCACGCCGTGCTTTTCACAGGCGTGAGCGGTGGCGGTGAGTTGGTCGGCTGAGCGAGCGGTCAGGGCCAGACGGCAACCACCGCGCTTGGCAAACGCCTCCGCGATGGCGGCTCCGATGCCGCGTCCGCCGCCAGTGATCAGGATGAGGGGAGATTCCATGCTGGCAGGTTAAGCTGGTCCTGCCCTCCCGCCAAGCCGCTAAGAGGATTATTTTTCAGTAGGCCCGAAGGGCGCTCGTCTACAGCTGCTCCTGATGATGGTAGCCACTGCCGTGCAGGATGCTAAAGGCGCGGTAAAGCTGCTCCAGGAGGATGACGCGGGCCATCTCGTGGGTGAAGGTCATGGGGGACAGGGAAAGGAGGGTGTCGGCACGGGCTTTGATCTCGGCACTCAGGCCGTAGGGACCACCGACGATGAAGACAGCGTCCTGGCTGTTCGTTCGCAGCTCGTCGAGAGCGTCCGCGAGGGCACTGGAGGGGCGGCACTTGCCCTCCTCGGCCAGTGCGAAGACCCTGCCACGCTCTTTTTCCAAGGCCTTGAGCAGGCGTTCGCCCTCGCGCTCGGGATCGGTGTCGCGGATTTCAGTGATCTCCAGAGTGGCGTAGGGGCGCAGGCGTTTGGCGTACTCCTCCGCGCGTTCGCGCCAGGAGGGCTCCTTCATCTTTCCAACGACCAGCAGGCGGATACGCATGGAACCGGCCTAGTGGTGGCGTTGCTGAGCTTCTTCGGCGGTAAGGAAGCCGCTGACCAGCTCGTAGAGCTCGGGGGCACGTATCAGGAACGAATCGTGCCCGAGGTCCATATTGAGTTCGGCGTAGCTGGCGTTTTTACCGCTGCGGAGCATGGCGTGCGCGATGTCGCGGTTTTGCCCCGGGGGGAAGAGCCAGTCCGAGGTGAACCCGACTACGAGGGCCCGCGCCTGCAGATTTTCAAAGGCTTTCTCTAGCGGTCCACCCTTGCCGAGGTCGAAGCGGTCGAGAGCCTTGGTGAAATACAGGTAGGTGTTCGCGTCGAAGCGGTTGACGAAGCTCTTGCCCTGATAGCGCAGGTAGCTCTCCACCTCGAACTCCACGTCGAAGAAACCGCCCTGACTGCCGGACTCGGCCTCGCGCTTGCGGACGCGGCCGAACTTGCGCGACAGCCCCTCGTCGGAAAGATAGGTGATGTGGGCCATCATGCGGGCAACCGCCAGGCCGACGTTTGGGCCCTTTCCGGGCTCATAGTCGCCCTCGTGCCAGCCGGGGTCCTGCACGATAGCACTGCGGCCGACTTCATTGAAAGCAATAGCCTGGGCGCTCTGGCGCGAGGTGGTGGCCATGGCCAGGAGGGAGTTCACGCGATCGGGATACTCGATCGCCCACTGCAGGGCCTGCATGCCGCCCATGGAGCCGCCGATGACGCAGTGCAGCTTTTCGATGCCCAGATGGTCGAGCAGGCGCCGCTGGGCGCGGACCATGTCGCGGATGCTGACCTGCGGGAAGGATAGGCCGTAGCGTTTGCCGGTGGCGGGATTGATGGAGGAGGGGCCGGTTGATCCCTGGCAGCCGCCGAGGCAGTTGCTGCCGACGACGAAATACTTGAGGGTGTCGATGGGCTTACCGGGGCCGATCATGTTATTCCACCAGCCGGGCTTGGCGTCCTGCAGAGAGTAGACACCGGCGCAGTGGTGGTCACCGCTCAGGGCATGAAAGATGAAGATGGCGTTATCGCGGGCCGCATTAAGCTTGCCGTAGGTCTCATAGCGCAGCGTGAAGCCCGGGAGCTGCCCACCCTCCTCGAAGGTGAACGGCTCCTTGCAGACAAAGTCGTGGTACTCGACCAGCCCGACTTCGCCCTCGTCGAGCACGGGCGCTGCTTCGGCATCATTCATGTTGAGAGTTAATTAACTGCTGATCGCGCGGATGGCACGGATTTTTTTGGCCGGGGTCCGGCTGGACCAGCAGTATTTAGGGGGCAGCGAATACAGTGACGATGGGGCAAGGGCGAAGCGTGAATACCCTCGTCAATGCCAGCGGAGTCACTCCGCCTAGCTCAGCAGGGACTCGTCGATGTCGAAGTTGCTGTGGACGGCTTTGACGTCTTCGAGGTCTTCGAGCATGTCGACGAGGCGGAGGATCTGCTTGGCTACGTCCTTGTCGGTGATGCTGATCTCGTTGTTGGGCAGGTAGGCGATTTCGGAGGATTCGCAGGCGATGCCCTTGTCCTCAAGTGCCTTGGAAATCGTGTGGTACTCGCCGATCTCGCAAGTAACCTCGAAGTGGTCCTCAGCGTTTTCGACGTCCTCAGCCCCGGCTTCGAGAGCGACCTCCATGAGGGTGTCTTCGTCGGTGGCGTCGGCGGCGATGATAAACTGGCCCTTCTTCTGGAAGTTGAAGGCCAGCGCACCGGCTCCGGCCAGGTTGCCGTTGCACTTGGTGAAGGTGCTGCGCACTTCGGAGGCGCTGCGGTTTTTGTTGTCGGTGGTGACTTCAACGATGATGCCGACGCCGCCGGGGGCGTAGCCCTCGTAGACGAGTTCGTCATAGCTGACGCCCGGCAGCTCACCGGTGCCCTTTTTGATCGCCTTTTCGATGTTGTCGGCGGGCATGTTCGACCCCTTGGCTTTTTGGATGCAGGTGCGCAGGCGGGGGTTAAACTCGGGGTCGCCGCCGCCTTCACGTGCGGCGATGGTCAGCTCCTTGGAGATGACGCTGAAGATTTTACCGCGCTTGGCGTCTGTGGCTGCCTTGGCGCGTTTGATGGTGGCCCATTTGCTGTGTCCGGACATGGCGAAAATCTCAATGAAAGGGGTTGATTGTCGTCAAGATTGAAGAATCTGTCGAAAGGATGATTTTTGGGGACCATGAGCCTGTGTCGATAGTAAACTTTTTCTCTTGAGGTGCGTCCATGGTGCGCTGGTCAGGGCTTACCGCTTGACAGGAGGAGGGGTGTTTGGCCCACTCTATGAGAGTGCCCTGGCACCATCCACCTCTCTACCGGCTATGATCAGAAACCATCTCGCTCGCCATGTGAGGTCCTTCTATAGCAGGCATATCGCGCCAGCGCTGTACCGCCCTGGCGGTATTCTCGCCTCGATTGCCGACGCTTCTCCGGGGGAGGTTATTGATTATCGTCAGGTGCATCCAGCCTATCAGGATAAGCTGAAGCTTGAGGAAGCGGGTGTGAGTGTGCTCCTGGATGAGCCGTTTCCGGAAGACGACGGACACCAGCCAGAAACTTTTACGGCCACTCTGCCTGGAGGGAGTGTCTGCACGACCTCTGAGGGCGATTTTGGTGTAGTTACCCGCAAGGGGAAACTGCTGGGCGATATCTCCTGGTCAGTTAATTACACCGGCCATCTGAGTATGAAGCTGAACGACCTGCGTGAGCATCCCTTGCTCAAGGCGGCTTCGCTCCCCCGGCGTAAAAGGGTAAGCGGGGCATTGGTTGTCGCTTATAACCAGAGGCCTGTGGACAACTACTATCACTGGTTTTTCGACAGCTTCCCGCACTTCTACCTTTTGAGAAAGAACGGCTACTGCTCGGCTAAATACCGATATTACATGATGCCGTTGCGGCGACCCTATGAGGTCGAGTCTTTGCGCCGTTTGGGGATTCAGCCGTCCCAAATACTGGAAATGCCCTCCAATCCCTTCGTGAAGGCTGATGAGCTGACGGTGACGCAGCATCCCCGTCGGGGACGGTATTTTTTCAAAACCTGGGCCATGGACTTCATGAAGGAGTTGTTCCTGCCAGATCGCTGCCCCTCCAAGCGTGTTGAAGGCAAGCCCCTGGTATACATCACCAGAAATGATGGGAGTGTCCGCACCATTCAGAATGAAAATGCTCTTCTGCCCCGGCTCAAGGAGTGGGGCTTCGTGACTTTGAGCATGAGTGGGATGTCTCTGGATGAGCAGGCGTGGCTCTTTAATCATGCGCAGGTTATACTGGCTCCGCACGGGGCTGCCCTGGCGAGTCTGGCCTACTGCGAGCCAGGGACGAGGGTGATCGAGCTGTTTGCCGATAGCTACCTCAAGCCCTACTATGCGGAGATAGCCCTGCGGCGTGAGCTGAAGTACCGCTTTATGCTCTGCCCTCACTGCCCGGACAGCAAGAATCCACGCCAGGGAGACAGCATGGTCGTTGACCTTGATGAGTTGGAGGCCTTGGTGAGGTCCTGCCTCTAGGTCGTGTCTTCAAATTATCTCATGTCGCCCACTTGGCTGGATTTTGGCCCATATTTCGTGTCCTCGGCTCGACGAATCTTGATTCGCCTCGCCTCGAAAGCCGAAAAATGGCCACAAAACCAGCCTTCGCGGACTCGTTCCGTAATTTGAAGACACTCCCTAGCACGTTTTTCCGGATAAGCTTACAAAAAAAGCCGGAGGTGAGTACCTCCGGCTTTTTGTTAATGAAAGTTAGCGGCGTTTCTTTTTCTGCTGGGGCAGGCCCTTGCCCTTGAGGCTGCGCTTGACGGCGAGCTGCTCATCGCGGGCGGCCTTCACGCGGTCGGAGAAGGAGGGCTTCTTCGGGCCGCCTTTACCGTCAGGGCCGATGGCGGTGAGGGCTTCCTCTTCGGGGCTGTCCTTGTGGCGGTTGGTGAGCCACTGCTGCCCGATGGTGAAGAGGTTCTGGCAGGTCCAGTAGAGGACGAGCCCGGCCGGGAAGTTGTAGCAGAAAAACAGGAAGACCAGCGGCATGAACTTGAAGATTGTGCGCTGCATGCTGTCCGTGGTCGGCGTCGGCGTCATCTGCATCTGGAAGAACATGGTGATACCCATGAGCAGCGGCAGAGGATTGATCGGGAAGCCGGCGATGTGGCCCACCGTGTCCGGGATGGACAGGTCAGGAATCCACAGGAACGGGGAGAAGCGCAGCTCCGAGGCTGTGCGCAGCATGTAGTAGAAGGAGAAGAAGATCGGGATCTGCACCAGCATGGGCAGACAGCCGGCAGCCGGGTTCACGCGGTGTTCCTTGAACAGCTCAAGGGTCTTCTTCTGCTGCTCCTGCGGGTTGTCCTTGTACTTCTCCTTGATCTCGGCCATCAGCGGCTGGATCTTGGCCATGCGCTTGGCTGAGCGCACCTGGATTTGGGTGAGGGGGAAGAAAAGGCTCTTAATGATGATCGTCACGATGATGATCGTGAAGCCCCAGCCCCAGGTCGGTGCGACGTGGACGATGACGCCGTGGATGGCGATCATGGCGCTCAGGAGGATCTTACTGATGGCGCCGAAAAATCCAAACTGCATGACCAGGTCCTGACGGTCTCCGAGGTCGGCCAGGCGAGTGTACTCCTTCGGGCCGACATAGTACTGCATGTGGAAAAGCTGCTGCTCGCCGGGCTGAAGAGGGTTGAGCTGGAAGCGGATGGCACCCGTCATGCCGTCTTCGGCCTCCGGGTCGTCGAGGCTCATCGAGACGGCCTGGGCGTAAATGCCGTTACCGGGCTCGGTGGGGCTGAGCACACCGGTGAAAAACTGGTTTTTGATGGCCACCCATTCGACGTTGTTGACGGGTTCCTTGACCGCATCAACCGGGCTCTTGGAGCCGATCCCGAGGAAGCCCTTGCTGCCCTTGAAGGTCTTCATCTGGATAAACTCGGCATCGTCACCGTTGTAGTAGCCGAAGTTCAGGTAGGTGCCCCAGACGTCACCTTCGGTCGGGGGGGCGGTGCCGGCGTTAACGAAGATGCTGTTCTGCTTCAGGCTGGCTTCAGACTCATTGACGAAGGCGATGGTGTGCTGGATGACGTACGGGTCCTTGTCGGTACCGGCTCCCTGGAGCTGGTAGCCGCGCTTGATGCGCAGACCATTGGAGGAGACGTACTCGAAGTTGACGCGGTCGTCCTCGTCAGAAAGGTAGGTGATCTTGTAGTGCGGGGCGAACTCGTCGGGGGTCCCGTCGCCGTTTTTGTCAGCGCTGATGGCCAGAGCGGGCAAAACGCCGCCAGCATTGAAGACGTAGGGCTGGTCGGAGTCGATGGTGGCGGGGTACTTGAGCTTGCCGTCGTGGCCCTGCGCGACGAACTCGACGTTCTTGATGGCGCCGCCCCAGGTGGTAAAGGTGACGCGGATGGCCTCGTTTTCCAAGGTGGTCAGCTCTTCGGGGTCGCTGGTGTCTTCCTGCTGGAGGGCGACTTGCTCGTTGGCTTCAGCCTGGGGGAAAAAGTCCTGGCTGGGCTTACCCGAGGTGGTTTGCGCGGAGGGGGTGCTTGTCTTGGCTACCGTGTCGGCTCCGGCCGGAGCGGCCTCAGCGGTTGCTGCCGGTGTGGCCGGGGCTTGCTGTGCCTGCTGGAGAGCTTGCTCCTGCGCCTGGCGTTGCTGCCAGAAAATCGTGAAAAATGCGCCGCCGAGGAAGAGCAGCCCCAGGAAAAGGTTTTTTTTGTCCATGCTAGCGTTTCATAGCACCACTGCGCATCAGCAGGGTGGAGCGGCCGGGGTTTTCCGGCACGGGATCGTAACCGCCGGGGTGAAAGGGGTGGCAGCGCAGAATGCGCCGCAGTGCCAGCCATCCACCACGCCATAGTCCGAAGCGCAGCAGGCTCAGGCGCGCATACTCCGAGCAGGTCGGGTGGAAGCGGCAGCCTGCATTAGGCCCCAGCAGGAGGCGCTTCAACGGGGAGAGCACCACCTGGTACGCTACCACTAGGGCGGCAGCGGCTCGGGCGGACAGGCTGGGAGGGTTCACGGGAGGCGGTATTTTTTAGCCGCGTGCAGGTATTTATCCTGCAGCTGGGCGAATGTCAGTTGGTCGAATTGGGATCGGACGATAATGAGCACATCGCACTCCGGCGGCAGGCAGTCCTGGTTGAGCCGGAATATCTCGCGGAACTGGCGCTTGGCCCGGTTGCGCATGACGGCGTTACCGACTTTACGCGAGGCGATGACGCCCAGACGGCGCAGCCCCGGTGGGGCTCCCTCGCGTGTCGGATAGATGCGCATAATAAAAGCACCGCAGTCAGCCCGGAAGCCTGTACGGCGCGGCCGGTCAAAGTCAGCCCGCGTACGCAGGTGCTGAGCAGCCCGGAAGCGCATCGCAGCCGGGGTTAGATGACGGTCAGGCGCTTGCGGCCCTTGGCGCGGCGTGCGGCGAGGACTTTGCGGCCCCCACGGGTCTTCATGCGGGCGCGAAACCCGAATTTGCGGACGCGCTTTACGCGGTGCGGACGATAGGTAGGTTGCATGGTATGTCTCCGTTAAAGGTTGGAAATTGCGAAACCGCCTGAGAAAAGCGTTTTTTTGGCTTGAGTCAAGCTTTGCTGCTCCTGAATCCGCACTCTGCTTTTTTATGATATAGGTTCACTTTGTTAAATGAGTGGCAAGAAAGGTGCTCCAATCCTGCTTAAGCCAATGCGGCTTATCGGCTTAAATAGCCCTACTGATTTTTGATTTACATCTTTTTCATGCGATGATACAAAAAAATGTATAAAAAGCATTAAAGTGCTGGGAATTTTCGTCGATAACTACGACTCGCAACACCTGTAACCATGCATCTCTCTAAACTTACACTACTTTTGGGCGGCTTTTCCATGCTATTGGCCGCCCCCTACGCATCCGGTGTCACGTACGCCGCAGATGATTTTGAGTCTTACTCCCTCGGTTCCATTGACGGCTATAACGACGGTACCGGCTGGAATGGAGCCTGGTCAGCCGCTGCCGGGCAGTCTGTTGTAGACGTGTCGGGAAATCAGCTGACCTACACCGTCAACGGCGGCAATACACTGTCGGGCGGTAATCAGTCCCTCCAGCTTTCGGGCACGTCGGAGTATGCGGCCTATCGCTCCCTGGCTGATACGCAGGCTGGTACGATCTATATCAGCTACCTGATGCGTGTGGACGGTACGACGATCGAAAACAACGACTTTGCCAGCATGTGGCTGAACGAGCCGGGTACTCAGGGCGGCATGTCCACCGGTTTCAAGGCCAACAATGGTGACGGTGGCGGCACCGAAGACTTCTTTATTCGCCCGTATCTGGACGGGACGAACGCCGGTTATGCCGGTGATGTGAACCTGGGTGAGACCTATCTGGTCGTGGCCAAGTTCGACAAGAGCGCCGGTAGCAGTGTCTACGATACCTTTAGTCTGTGGATCAATCCGGATGCGTGGGATGAAAATAATCCCGACGCCATCTATGA
This genomic interval from Ruficoccus sp. ZRK36 contains the following:
- a CDS encoding NUDIX domain-containing protein, whose amino-acid sequence is MPSNPDEPFDVVNQHDDVIMQLPRHEVHRRRLFHRAVHILVYNSKGDIYMQRRSPTKDTYPNRWTTSCSGHVDAGETYDTAAVREISEELGICIDSADTLDDVFTHSPCRATGYEFIHVYRLVWDGEITFDPEEISEGRWFTPQDLEADMSAHHDDYAPSFHLVWELAKEAS
- a CDS encoding SDR family oxidoreductase, encoding MESPLILITGGGRGIGAAIAEAFAKRGGCRLALTARSADQLTATAHACEKHGVEARGYPCDVSDPEAVKAMAEAVRTAQGEPDTVINNAGYFLAKPFLKLSTEEFDTVLAANLRSAFLVSQSFTPAMAARKSGTIINIASSASRKIFPGMAAYSAAKYGLLGMTRVMRQELLMDGVRVLCVLPGPTLTNAWDDSGLDDATLRERLMPASDVAQAVVNAWELPAKTVVDEIWLQPLGGDI
- a CDS encoding 23S rRNA (pseudouridine(1915)-N(3))-methyltransferase RlmH; this encodes MRIRLLVVGKMKEPSWRERAEEYAKRLRPYATLEITEIRDTDPEREGERLLKALEKERGRVFALAEEGKCRPSSALADALDELRTNSQDAVFIVGGPYGLSAEIKARADTLLSLSPMTFTHEMARVILLEQLYRAFSILHGSGYHHQEQL
- a CDS encoding ATP-dependent helicase, whose protein sequence is MDFTGPSVSINDQFAPIDYARELNPQQLAAVQATDGPALVLAGAGSGKTRTLTYRVAWLLEQGVWPGEILLLTFTNKAAREMLGRVEDLTGVPRWKFWGGTFHSIGQRSLRMHGEVVGIEKGFTILDQGDAESLLGDVIRERDRTFLKNKDHPKARVVAEMISYARNTRQPLENVVLTRYPWLEDILDTLLGFARGYAERKLRQQTLDYDDLLEYWLKMLETSEEARNHYQERFRHILVDEFQDTNKLQGSIVNLLAAKRRNVMAVGDNWQCIYTWRGAEFGNMEDFAEVFPERTIYKIETNYRSSPQILSFANHMMGGHPSIPGYPLELQAHQPSKDRPYVLPCMDTRQQADLVIRRLEGLREEGRSLKDVAVLYRAHYQAMDLQMELSRRGVPYTITSGVRFFEQAHIRDLVAHLRVVSNPRDSAAFERMAMLLPKVGTVTAKKLFKLSHEIAEKERTSLVWAMLGDPVLKKVPEAAREEWKDLAQTLIDMERAMGGPSVAPPEKDEPDLFDHAEKQQPAETRVAATPQEIVRLAIEGWYGDYLRNLYDNWQSRKDDLDSLVGFAARYEDMTELLAQLVLLNSETSDRRIDPDEETVKLTTIHQSKGLEFPVVFVLGLSEGLLPLKRAIEEGDVEEERRLLYVAVTRAMEELYLCFPRVTSSGGPPQILEPSRFLTAVSEEYYEVLRTGGGR
- a CDS encoding homoserine O-acetyltransferase; this translates as MNDAEAAPVLDEGEVGLVEYHDFVCKEPFTFEEGGQLPGFTLRYETYGKLNAARDNAIFIFHALSGDHHCAGVYSLQDAKPGWWNNMIGPGKPIDTLKYFVVGSNCLGGCQGSTGPSSINPATGKRYGLSFPQVSIRDMVRAQRRLLDHLGIEKLHCVIGGSMGGMQALQWAIEYPDRVNSLLAMATTSRQSAQAIAFNEVGRSAIVQDPGWHEGDYEPGKGPNVGLAVARMMAHITYLSDEGLSRKFGRVRKREAESGSQGGFFDVEFEVESYLRYQGKSFVNRFDANTYLYFTKALDRFDLGKGGPLEKAFENLQARALVVGFTSDWLFPPGQNRDIAHAMLRSGKNASYAELNMDLGHDSFLIRAPELYELVSGFLTAEEAQQRHH
- the folE2 gene encoding GTP cyclohydrolase FolE2, yielding MNEEVTSSLKGASAVRPKAHYDKDFQVTDAYRQTLPDMQNGDPSEIQGANVPIMQVGISNFRLPLTYVTKSCQKRELETSVTGTVSLGADAKGINMSRIMREFYDFKDRVFSLELLEEILLRYKNEINSSRARLKLNFNYPIVQKSLRSGLEGYQYYQVAYEGFIDDLDRYRRFIHFDFVYSSACPCSSELSEHAREARDIYAIPHSQRSKARVSVEVREGQDLPIEDIQQLCLEALKTETQVMVKREDEQAFAELNGAYVKFVEDAARLLYEQLDAEPRIKDFQVTCAHLESLHSHDAVAVINKGLPGGFTADTRDFHDLIC